Proteins from a single region of Actinomycetes bacterium:
- a CDS encoding RNA polymerase sigma factor, which yields MIGSSFPALLSAAQRGDEQAFAMLWRDLQPALLRYLRVASPTAADDLAAETWMSVIRGLARFQGDEQHFRAWVFTAARHRAIDWQRQAARRPTASLPVALLAERPAPDDPAAAVLEAQSTRAALALLAELPVDQAEVVALRVLGGLGVAEVARIVGKRPGAVRVLAHRGLRRLATRLEAAALARG from the coding sequence ATGATCGGCTCGTCGTTCCCGGCGCTGCTGTCGGCCGCCCAGCGTGGGGACGAGCAGGCATTCGCCATGCTGTGGCGGGACCTGCAGCCGGCGCTGCTGCGCTACCTGCGCGTGGCAAGCCCGACCGCGGCCGACGATCTCGCCGCCGAGACCTGGATGTCGGTGATCCGCGGCCTGGCCCGCTTCCAAGGCGACGAGCAGCACTTCCGGGCGTGGGTGTTCACCGCGGCCCGCCACCGGGCCATCGACTGGCAGCGCCAAGCGGCCCGCCGGCCGACCGCGTCCCTCCCGGTTGCGCTGCTGGCCGAGCGGCCGGCGCCGGATGATCCGGCGGCCGCGGTGCTGGAGGCCCAGTCAACACGTGCGGCGCTTGCCCTGCTGGCCGAGCTGCCCGTCGACCAGGCCGAGGTGGTGGCCCTACGGGTGCTCGGCGGCCTGGGCGTCGCCGAGGTGGCCAGGATCGTCGGGAAACGCCCGGGGGCGGTGCGGGTGCTGGCCCACCGGGGGCTGCGGCGGCTGGCGACGCGGCTGGAGGCGGCCGCGTTGGCACGGGGGTAA
- a CDS encoding S8 family serine peptidase — protein sequence MRVRVLLGSVVALLVAAVVWQPAAGAAPTGGYIVVLKGSVGSAAAVAAEQARTRGLVVGHVYSHALKGYSAVMSAADAQALRADPRVASVSQDRLVHVDAQVLPTGIDRVDGELSSTVSGNGAGSVNVDVAVIDTGIDTTHPDLDVAGGVNCSTGRSFNDGNGHGSHVAGIIAAKDNDIGVVGVAPGARLWAVRVLNPAGSGSFASVICGVDWVTAHSDVIEVANMSLGGAGTEPAGSGCATGDPLHDAICNSVAAGVTYTVAAGNSADDAANHVPAAYDEVITVSALADFDGEPGGLAAPTCRADQDDTLADFSNFGADVDLIAPGVCILSTYRKGGYATLSGTSMASPHAGGAAALYKASHPAASPAAVKRALQQAGNLGWNNVDDPDGVKEVLVNVDAF from the coding sequence ATGCGGGTTCGTGTGTTGCTCGGATCGGTTGTGGCCCTGCTGGTGGCGGCCGTGGTCTGGCAGCCGGCAGCGGGCGCGGCGCCGACCGGCGGGTACATCGTGGTTCTCAAAGGCTCGGTCGGCTCCGCCGCGGCCGTTGCCGCCGAGCAGGCACGGACCCGCGGTCTTGTGGTCGGGCACGTCTACAGCCACGCGCTCAAGGGCTACAGCGCCGTCATGTCCGCCGCGGACGCCCAGGCACTGCGGGCCGACCCGCGGGTCGCCTCCGTCAGCCAGGACCGGCTCGTCCACGTCGACGCCCAGGTGCTGCCGACCGGGATCGACCGGGTCGACGGGGAACTCTCCAGCACCGTGTCCGGGAACGGCGCGGGCAGCGTGAATGTCGACGTCGCCGTGATCGACACCGGCATCGACACCACCCACCCCGACCTCGACGTGGCGGGCGGGGTCAACTGCTCGACCGGGCGGAGCTTTAACGACGGCAACGGCCACGGCAGCCACGTCGCCGGCATCATCGCCGCCAAGGACAACGACATCGGCGTGGTCGGGGTCGCCCCGGGGGCGCGCCTGTGGGCGGTGCGGGTCCTCAACCCGGCCGGCTCGGGCAGCTTCGCCAGCGTCATCTGCGGGGTCGACTGGGTGACCGCCCACAGCGACGTGATCGAGGTCGCTAACATGAGCCTCGGCGGCGCCGGGACCGAGCCGGCCGGCTCCGGGTGCGCGACCGGCGACCCGTTGCACGACGCCATCTGCAACTCGGTGGCGGCCGGGGTGACCTACACGGTCGCCGCCGGCAACTCCGCCGACGATGCCGCCAACCACGTCCCCGCCGCCTATGACGAGGTCATCACCGTCTCGGCGCTGGCCGACTTCGACGGCGAGCCGGGTGGGCTGGCCGCCCCGACCTGCCGGGCCGACCAGGATGACACGTTGGCGGACTTCTCCAACTTCGGCGCGGACGTCGACCTGATCGCCCCGGGGGTGTGCATCCTGTCCACCTACAGGAAGGGCGGCTACGCGACCCTGAGCGGTACGTCGATGGCGAGCCCGCACGCGGGCGGGGCGGCCGCGCTGTACAAGGCCTCCCACCCGGCAGCCAGCCCCGCCGCGGTGAAGCGCGCCCTGCAGCAGGCCGGCAACCTTGGCTGGAACAACGTCGACGACCCGGATGGGGTCAAGGAAGTGCTCGTCAACGTGGACGCCTTCTAG
- a CDS encoding sialidase family protein — protein sequence MRTTILLVSLLAALVAAQALPASATDGDTLVSVGSPSSPFSPNKQNEPAVAVDQAHPNILAAGANDNIDLEACNAGDDTTCPFTPGVGTSGIVFSFDAGDHWVQSTYSGYSARVGVDGSCLGQVGPDPGCVPLTPDQGGEIGTLPWYYENGVVSDGDPALAFGPRPDAQGRFSWANGSRLYYANLTANLSAKRSEAGFKGVEAIGVSRTDDPVAAAAGGPSGKAAWRPPVVITGSESAAAFADKEQIWADNAASSQFFGHAYVCFARYVGGPSAGSNAHTLDVARSTDGGDSWSKVTVVNIPGSSSGTPFFLFSGASGCTIRTDSTGTVHVFWLGWDQQLQQQGIYTARSFDGGATFEQPRRLFAAEHTGILDPVLGRTTMDGIAGARSDLSDAPSVDIANGAPTGAGGSDQLVLTWVDGRDGLNDEHVFFSASTDGGETWTGLRRVEDEIGQPSDRGYYSAPAISPDGGDVYLVYNAFIEPYKTSTIGPDNDRPLLGVVAHAAVAVGGTVGAFAQLHRSPPGDARASSQNDLTAEFLGDYVYAVATNGYGAAVWNDVRRAVDCPAIDGWRMSLRTGDSVARPAPQQDCPAGFGNSDIVGGSYADPTTP from the coding sequence ATGCGGACCACAATCCTTTTGGTGAGCCTGCTCGCCGCGCTGGTCGCCGCGCAGGCCTTGCCGGCCTCGGCGACCGACGGCGACACGCTGGTGTCGGTCGGCAGTCCTTCAAGTCCCTTCTCTCCGAACAAGCAGAACGAGCCGGCGGTCGCGGTTGACCAAGCCCACCCGAACATCCTCGCCGCTGGCGCCAACGACAACATCGACCTTGAGGCGTGCAACGCCGGGGACGACACCACCTGCCCGTTTACCCCCGGGGTGGGCACCTCCGGGATCGTCTTCTCGTTTGACGCCGGCGACCACTGGGTGCAGTCGACCTACTCGGGCTACAGCGCCCGAGTCGGCGTGGACGGCAGCTGCCTTGGCCAGGTCGGGCCCGACCCCGGCTGCGTGCCGCTCACCCCCGACCAGGGCGGGGAGATCGGCACCCTGCCGTGGTACTACGAGAACGGCGTGGTCTCCGACGGCGACCCGGCGCTGGCTTTTGGCCCCCGACCGGACGCGCAGGGCAGGTTCTCGTGGGCCAACGGGTCGCGGCTGTACTACGCCAACCTGACCGCCAACCTCTCCGCCAAGCGCAGCGAAGCCGGCTTCAAGGGCGTGGAGGCCATCGGTGTCTCCCGCACCGACGACCCGGTCGCGGCGGCGGCCGGCGGCCCGAGCGGCAAGGCGGCCTGGAGGCCGCCGGTGGTCATCACCGGCAGCGAGAGTGCAGCCGCGTTCGCCGACAAGGAGCAGATCTGGGCCGACAACGCCGCCTCCAGCCAGTTCTTCGGCCACGCCTACGTCTGCTTCGCCCGCTACGTCGGTGGGCCGAGCGCGGGGTCCAATGCCCACACCCTGGACGTGGCCAGGTCCACCGACGGCGGGGACAGCTGGTCCAAGGTTACCGTCGTCAACATCCCCGGCTCCTCCTCCGGAACGCCGTTCTTCCTGTTCAGTGGGGCCAGCGGCTGCACCATCCGCACCGACAGCACCGGGACCGTGCATGTGTTCTGGCTGGGCTGGGACCAGCAGCTCCAGCAGCAGGGCATCTACACGGCCCGCTCCTTCGACGGCGGCGCGACCTTCGAGCAGCCACGGCGGCTATTTGCAGCCGAGCACACAGGCATCCTGGATCCGGTGCTTGGCCGCACCACAATGGACGGCATCGCCGGCGCCAGAAGCGACCTGTCGGACGCGCCCAGCGTCGACATCGCCAACGGGGCGCCGACCGGGGCCGGCGGCAGCGACCAGCTCGTGCTCACCTGGGTGGACGGCCGCGACGGCCTGAACGACGAGCACGTCTTCTTCAGCGCCTCCACCGACGGGGGCGAGACCTGGACGGGCCTTCGCCGGGTGGAGGACGAGATCGGTCAGCCCTCCGACCGGGGCTACTACTCCGCGCCGGCGATCTCTCCCGATGGCGGCGATGTCTACCTGGTCTACAACGCCTTCATCGAGCCGTACAAGACCAGCACGATCGGACCTGACAATGACCGTCCGCTGCTCGGGGTGGTGGCCCATGCCGCCGTGGCTGTCGGCGGGACGGTCGGGGCCTTCGCCCAGTTGCATCGCAGCCCGCCGGGGGACGCGCGAGCGTCCAGCCAGAACGACCTGACCGCGGAGTTCTTGGGTGACTACGTGTACGCGGTGGCGACCAACGGCTACGGCGCGGCGGTCTGGAACGATGTGCGGCGCGCCGTTGACTGCCCAGCCATCGACGGCTGGCGGATGTCCTTGCGTACCGGGGACTCGGTGGCCAGGCCAGCCCCCCAGCAGGACTGCCCCGCCGGGTTCGGCAACTCCGACATCGTCGGCGGCTCCTACGCCGACCCAACCACACCCTGA
- a CDS encoding dihydrofolate reductase family protein yields the protein MSATSNDSPSVDDEEMVAEALRNTGATVMGRRMFSGGAGPWADDPNADAWWGDEPPFHHPVFILTHHAREPVTKQGGTTFTFVADGIEAALEQAQAAAGDKDVAVGGGANVVQQYLRAGLLDELQIHVVPVLLGDGVRLFENHLGAGQVALECTRVIESPTGVTHLRYRVVK from the coding sequence GTGTCGGCCACGTCGAACGACAGCCCGTCTGTCGACGACGAGGAGATGGTCGCGGAGGCGCTCCGCAACACCGGGGCCACCGTGATGGGCAGGCGGATGTTCAGCGGCGGAGCGGGCCCGTGGGCCGATGACCCGAACGCGGACGCCTGGTGGGGGGATGAGCCTCCCTTCCACCACCCGGTGTTCATCCTTACCCATCACGCGCGGGAGCCGGTGACCAAGCAGGGGGGGACCACGTTCACCTTCGTCGCCGACGGGATCGAAGCCGCGCTCGAGCAGGCGCAGGCGGCCGCAGGTGACAAGGACGTCGCGGTGGGAGGAGGCGCGAACGTCGTGCAGCAGTACCTGAGGGCGGGCCTCCTCGACGAGCTTCAGATCCACGTGGTCCCCGTGCTTCTCGGTGACGGGGTCCGGCTGTTCGAGAACCATCTCGGGGCCGGGCAGGTTGCGCTCGAGTGCACCAGGGTGATCGAGTCACCCACCGGCGTCACCCACCTTCGGTACCGGGTCGTGAAGTGA